The following coding sequences are from one Calditrichota bacterium window:
- a CDS encoding sugar isomerase domain-containing protein yields the protein MLADIWLSHARKVMDDIAATQRDNITKAAAIMAESIGAGRWVHTFGCGHATLPVEEMYPRIGGFVGFHPMIELPLSFFTHIVGEMGVHQFVFLERVEGYGKEIMRSYTFDPRDTMWIFSHSGINNVNIDIALEAKRLGMKVVATGSAQAFKDAPTRHSSGKKIFEIADVVVDTCVPARDAVVPLKNHVDNVGPISTIAFTTAVWMIITTVAEMLVEKGHRLYIHPSHNVPGDTTARERLSEALAEYKRRIAGV from the coding sequence ATGCTGGCTGACATCTGGCTTTCGCATGCACGCAAGGTCATGGATGACATTGCTGCTACGCAACGCGACAATATCACGAAAGCCGCAGCGATCATGGCCGAATCCATCGGCGCAGGGCGCTGGGTGCATACCTTCGGCTGCGGCCACGCCACCCTGCCGGTGGAGGAGATGTACCCCCGCATCGGTGGCTTCGTCGGCTTCCATCCAATGATCGAACTGCCCCTGTCATTCTTCACCCACATCGTGGGCGAGATGGGCGTGCACCAGTTCGTGTTTCTCGAAAGGGTGGAAGGCTACGGCAAGGAGATCATGCGCAGCTACACCTTCGACCCCCGAGACACCATGTGGATTTTCTCCCATTCAGGTATCAACAACGTGAACATCGACATTGCGCTGGAGGCCAAGAGGTTGGGGATGAAGGTGGTGGCCACCGGTTCGGCCCAGGCCTTCAAGGACGCGCCCACCCGCCACTCTTCCGGAAAAAAGATTTTTGAAATCGCCGACGTGGTTGTGGATACCTGTGTGCCCGCGCGTGATGCGGTGGTCCCGTTGAAGAACCACGTGGACAACGTCGGACCTATCTCCACGATCGCCTTCACTACGGCCGTGTGGATGATCATCACCACCGTGGCCGAGATGCTGGTGGAAAAGGGGCACCGCCTGTACATTCATCCCTCGCACAACGTGCC
- a CDS encoding MFS transporter, whose amino-acid sequence MSYRRAQVFAACCLGMLMFGVVLTTLGAILPEVIPKFGIDKTEAGSLMALLSFGILSGSVVFGPIADRYGYKALLAFCTALLLIGFEGIALAPSLAVLRAFVFLIGFGGGVINGGTNALVAEISEEGRGAGLNLLGVFFGIGAMGVPLLLGALGAQTSYQWVIGIAGAAVAVPLLFTLAVPFPKPKHAQGFPLRDALRLVGQPTLLLLGGMLFFQSGMEITTGSWSAVFLQEELGVRQDRAVLYLVSYWLGLVGARLVLGTMLKAAARPRVVRAALATALVGALLTLLARSPGVALVGLFVIGAGFAGLFPTVLSFVGDAYPRFSGTAFSIAFVMALTGGMALPALAGVIGDARGLRVSFLLIPIGLVCAGGLFTVVSRRLARSVQTN is encoded by the coding sequence ATGAGCTATCGTCGAGCGCAAGTGTTTGCCGCGTGCTGTCTGGGAATGTTGATGTTCGGTGTGGTGCTCACCACGCTGGGCGCAATCCTGCCAGAGGTAATCCCCAAGTTCGGCATCGACAAGACTGAGGCCGGGTCGCTCATGGCCCTTCTTTCTTTTGGCATCCTGAGCGGCTCAGTGGTCTTTGGGCCGATCGCCGACCGCTACGGCTACAAAGCCTTGTTGGCCTTTTGCACTGCTCTGCTCCTGATAGGGTTCGAGGGGATCGCCCTGGCGCCTTCCCTGGCCGTGCTGCGCGCCTTTGTCTTTCTCATTGGATTCGGTGGAGGGGTGATCAATGGCGGGACCAACGCCTTGGTGGCCGAGATCAGTGAGGAGGGGCGCGGCGCCGGTCTCAACCTCTTGGGCGTTTTCTTCGGCATCGGCGCCATGGGGGTGCCGTTGCTGCTCGGGGCGCTCGGCGCACAAACCAGCTATCAATGGGTTATTGGCATCGCCGGGGCTGCCGTGGCGGTCCCTCTGCTGTTCACTCTGGCGGTGCCCTTCCCGAAGCCGAAGCACGCGCAAGGCTTCCCTCTCCGTGATGCCCTTAGACTGGTGGGCCAACCAACGCTGCTTCTGCTCGGCGGCATGCTGTTCTTCCAGAGCGGCATGGAAATCACCACGGGCAGCTGGAGTGCAGTGTTCTTGCAGGAAGAACTGGGCGTCCGGCAGGACAGGGCGGTGCTCTATCTGGTTTCCTACTGGCTCGGGCTTGTGGGGGCGCGCCTGGTGCTGGGCACGATGCTCAAGGCGGCGGCTCGGCCGCGGGTAGTGCGCGCTGCTCTCGCCACTGCCCTGGTTGGAGCACTCCTCACCTTGCTTGCTCGTTCCCCGGGAGTGGCGCTTGTCGGCCTTTTTGTGATCGGCGCAGGATTTGCCGGGCTTTTTCCCACCGTGCTGAGCTTTGTGGGCGATGCCTACCCGAGGTTTTCCGGTACGGCCTTTAGCATCGCCTTTGTGATGGCCTTGACCGGTGGTATGGCTCTGCCGGCACTGGCGGGGGTGATCGGCGACGCGCGCGGCCTGCGCGTCTCATTCCTCCTTATCCCCATCGGCCTGGTGTGCGCGGGCGGGCTGTTCACCGTGGTGAGTCGCCGCCTGGCACGTTCCGTACAGACGAACTGA
- a CDS encoding ROK family protein produces MLALDLGGTKLATALFTEEGQAVHKEVAPLQQRSGRQVGALVCAQISALLKVAEDGGYVPQAIGVSVPGIYYAATGRVWAPNIPGWEEYPLLEEICSLPATSRLAVTIDSDRAAYILGETWQGVAKGCRNAIFLAVGTGIGAGILVDGRVLRGHGDVAGAIGWLALDRPYRPEYKTCGCFEYYASGAGIARFAHELLARESDYQGPLRGKSPEQLAAPDVFAAFAQGDELATRVLDQCIAFWGMAVANLVSLFNPEQIIFGGGVFGPAVQFLERIAEEAHLWAQPISITQVRLVASALGGEAGLYGAARLAWLAARERTS; encoded by the coding sequence GTGCTGGCACTCGACTTGGGTGGTACCAAATTGGCCACCGCCCTTTTCACCGAAGAAGGCCAGGCGGTGCACAAAGAGGTCGCGCCCTTGCAGCAAAGGAGCGGTCGTCAGGTCGGGGCCCTCGTTTGCGCCCAGATCAGCGCTCTGCTCAAGGTTGCGGAAGACGGCGGCTACGTGCCGCAGGCCATAGGGGTGTCGGTGCCGGGCATCTACTATGCTGCCACCGGTCGGGTGTGGGCGCCGAACATCCCGGGGTGGGAGGAGTACCCGCTCCTTGAGGAGATTTGCTCCTTACCCGCCACGTCGCGGCTGGCGGTGACCATTGATAGCGACCGCGCCGCGTACATCCTCGGTGAGACCTGGCAAGGAGTAGCCAAGGGGTGCCGAAACGCCATTTTCTTGGCCGTGGGCACGGGCATCGGTGCGGGCATACTGGTCGACGGCCGCGTGCTGCGCGGACATGGTGATGTGGCCGGCGCCATAGGCTGGCTGGCCTTGGACAGGCCCTACCGCCCGGAGTACAAGACGTGCGGCTGCTTTGAATACTATGCCTCGGGCGCAGGCATCGCCCGCTTTGCCCACGAGCTCCTCGCCCGCGAATCCGACTACCAGGGGCCACTGCGCGGGAAGTCCCCGGAGCAGCTCGCTGCGCCGGACGTCTTTGCCGCCTTTGCCCAGGGAGATGAATTAGCTACTCGTGTTCTTGACCAGTGCATCGCCTTCTGGGGTATGGCAGTGGCTAACCTAGTAAGCCTTTTCAACCCGGAGCAGATCATCTTCGGCGGCGGGGTTTTTGGGCCGGCCGTGCAGTTTTTGGAACGCATTGCTGAAGAGGCACATCTATGGGCGCAGCCGATCAGCATCACGCAGGTGCGGCTGGTGGCGTCGGCGTTGGGCGGCGAGGCAGGACTCTATGGCGCCGCACGCCTCGCCTGGCTAGCAGCCAGAGAAAGAACATCGTGA